A single region of the Polycladomyces zharkentensis genome encodes:
- a CDS encoding macrolide family glycosyltransferase: MAKALLINFSGEGHVNPTVGLVEELIRRGEEVVYVGGERYRERIEKTGADFRGYQESFLANSHRLHTDQWQEKMREMFPKMLDFMEKITPEILEKVKGEQFDYCLYDMMFLPGLIAAQVLGLPRIAFSTTFVWKETPPFGRERTAGLLEVMKKLTKKMADRYGIDLSPDDFPSFGDMTLVFTSRYFQPDADTFDDSVKFVGPSIAPRKDCEMDIPLGEHGDRRVIYVSMGTIVNYQVELYRKCIEAFRDLDVTVILSIGQHTPLEELPEIPDNFIVRHYVPQLEVLKHADLFITHGGMNSTNEGLYYGVPLLIIPLVNDQPFVAKRVKELGAGIVLDPSTVTAAMLRESAEKIWTDPRFAQNSRLISETLREAGGYRRAVDEILRFKDSRQTVPASDDNRK, from the coding sequence GGCGGGGAAAGGTACAGGGAACGGATTGAAAAAACCGGTGCTGATTTCCGCGGGTACCAGGAATCTTTCTTGGCCAACTCCCATCGTCTCCATACGGATCAGTGGCAGGAGAAGATGCGGGAAATGTTCCCGAAAATGCTCGACTTTATGGAGAAAATCACTCCGGAGATCCTTGAAAAAGTGAAAGGAGAACAGTTTGATTATTGCCTGTATGATATGATGTTTCTTCCGGGATTGATCGCAGCTCAAGTGTTGGGCCTGCCCCGCATTGCTTTCTCCACCACTTTTGTTTGGAAGGAAACACCTCCCTTCGGTAGGGAACGAACGGCAGGATTGTTGGAAGTAATGAAAAAACTCACGAAAAAAATGGCGGATCGGTATGGTATTGATTTGAGCCCGGACGATTTTCCTTCATTTGGAGATATGACGCTCGTGTTTACCTCCCGGTATTTCCAACCGGATGCGGATACATTCGACGACAGCGTCAAATTTGTCGGTCCGTCGATTGCGCCGCGCAAGGATTGTGAAATGGATATCCCTCTTGGCGAACACGGTGACCGTCGTGTCATTTATGTATCCATGGGTACGATTGTGAATTATCAGGTTGAATTGTACCGCAAGTGCATTGAGGCATTTCGCGATCTGGACGTCACGGTGATTCTCTCCATCGGCCAACATACGCCACTGGAGGAGCTGCCCGAAATTCCGGATAACTTCATTGTTCGTCACTATGTACCGCAATTGGAGGTGTTGAAGCACGCCGATCTCTTCATCACCCACGGTGGCATGAACAGCACCAACGAAGGCCTGTACTACGGTGTTCCGCTGTTGATCATCCCCTTGGTGAACGATCAACCCTTTGTTGCCAAGCGGGTGAAGGAGCTGGGTGCAGGGATTGTACTCGATCCTTCAACGGTGACGGCGGCGATGCTCAGAGAATCAGCGGAAAAAATCTGGACAGACCCGCGGTTTGCTCAAAACAGTCGCCTCATCAGTGAAACGTTGCGGGAGGCGGGAGGGTATCGCCGAGCGGTGGATGAGATTTTGCGTTTTAAAGACAGCCGTCAGACTGTTCCCGCTTCTGACGATAACCGGAAATAG
- a CDS encoding sigma 54-interacting transcriptional regulator, which translates to MKRKERVFQKLKEWSTDEGMSAGELAERLGLDRANVSYDLNQLWKEGRVEKKPGRPVRFFVKKTEPETVLDRLAKENGSLKTAVEQGKAAILYPPKGMHVLILGETGVGKSMFAECLHQFAIEMKKMEPCAPFITFNCADYSNNPQLLLGQLFGVKEGAYTGATEQCGLIEKADGGVLFLDEIHRLPAEGQEMLFSFIDKGLFRRLGETEVERRANVLLIAATTEDPNSCLLKTFTRRIPMVIHLPPLRERSFEERIRLILKFFQEEAIRLGKEINVSPETIRAFLYYRCPNNVGQLKTDIQLVCAKAYADFVTRKKNRIQIHSTDLPPYVREGLLRSQRTKENIIIHDHPYLFHPDPSHDVFQFSVETGNDTQTVYEKIEKKFSELKSRGIRDEELDALMEMDIENYFTQYFKRVGGKVHQSNSTTIIDPRFIRLARNIADHAEEKLGVAFNRNVLQSLALHIQTSVARIENGESIVHPQLNKMRKAYKKEFDVALDCIRIIEEQLQIDMPIDEAGFLTMFFVFNSKHWDETKEQVQILVITHGTGGATAMVEVTRQLLGTDHAIAIDMPLHAEPEEIFEIAKTKLEKRASSSGVLLLVDMGSLVAFGEMLEAELDIPVKVIPMVSTPHVLEATRKAILGYSLEQLYEDVKQLTPLYTKEKGRNPYSGRTAKWVIITACLTGKGSALAMKQVLKNYLNYDSELLEIIPVNIMEPKEMTRILSDLKRDKKIICMVSNFPYEGQLPHFHLDEVLSLKAIPSIQHLIDLEETYAKMAETLKHHLKHVDPEAVIPDIRDGLERIQSRLGIEIPTNDLIGVVLHASCMLDRLVSGDTSVAFENKESFIRENHALYRTVRDVLKEWEDAYHIQLTDDEICYMMSFFAPYQTLASC; encoded by the coding sequence ATGAAACGAAAGGAACGAGTGTTTCAGAAGCTGAAGGAATGGTCGACGGATGAAGGGATGAGTGCGGGTGAATTGGCTGAACGGTTGGGGCTTGACAGGGCTAATGTCAGCTATGATCTCAATCAACTGTGGAAGGAAGGTCGCGTTGAAAAAAAACCAGGAAGGCCGGTACGCTTCTTCGTCAAAAAAACGGAACCGGAAACCGTACTGGATCGTCTGGCGAAAGAGAACGGCAGTTTGAAAACCGCCGTGGAACAGGGAAAAGCGGCCATACTTTATCCCCCGAAGGGCATGCATGTGCTGATTCTGGGTGAGACGGGTGTGGGCAAATCCATGTTTGCCGAATGTTTGCATCAATTTGCGATTGAGATGAAGAAAATGGAACCCTGCGCCCCTTTCATCACCTTTAACTGTGCCGACTATTCCAACAACCCCCAATTGTTGCTGGGGCAGTTATTCGGTGTAAAAGAAGGGGCGTATACCGGAGCGACGGAACAGTGCGGCTTGATCGAAAAAGCCGACGGCGGTGTGTTGTTTCTGGATGAAATTCATCGCTTGCCCGCCGAAGGGCAGGAAATGTTGTTCAGCTTCATCGATAAGGGATTGTTCCGAAGATTGGGGGAGACAGAAGTCGAGCGAAGAGCCAATGTGCTCCTGATTGCCGCAACGACGGAAGATCCAAACTCCTGTCTGTTGAAAACATTTACGAGAAGAATTCCCATGGTGATTCACTTGCCCCCGTTGAGAGAGCGGAGTTTTGAGGAGCGCATCCGGCTCATCCTGAAGTTTTTTCAAGAAGAGGCCATACGGCTGGGCAAGGAAATCAACGTATCTCCGGAAACGATCAGGGCCTTCCTCTATTACCGATGTCCGAATAATGTCGGCCAATTGAAAACGGATATCCAACTCGTCTGTGCAAAAGCTTACGCGGATTTTGTCACCAGGAAAAAGAACCGAATCCAGATCCACAGTACTGATCTGCCTCCGTATGTCAGGGAAGGATTGTTACGATCTCAACGGACGAAGGAAAACATCATCATCCATGACCACCCTTATCTGTTTCATCCCGATCCGTCCCATGATGTGTTTCAGTTTTCGGTTGAGACAGGGAATGATACACAAACCGTCTATGAAAAGATTGAGAAAAAGTTCAGCGAGTTGAAATCGCGCGGGATTCGCGACGAAGAGCTGGATGCACTGATGGAAATGGACATCGAAAATTATTTTACGCAGTATTTCAAAAGAGTCGGCGGGAAGGTTCATCAAAGCAATTCCACCACCATTATCGATCCCCGTTTTATTCGTTTGGCCCGGAATATCGCCGATCATGCGGAAGAAAAATTGGGGGTCGCTTTCAACAGAAATGTGTTGCAGAGCCTTGCTTTGCACATACAAACCTCTGTCGCCCGCATCGAAAACGGGGAGAGCATCGTCCATCCCCAGTTGAATAAGATGAGAAAGGCTTATAAAAAAGAGTTCGATGTGGCACTGGATTGCATCAGGATCATTGAGGAACAATTGCAAATCGATATGCCGATTGATGAAGCTGGCTTTTTGACGATGTTTTTTGTTTTCAACAGCAAACATTGGGATGAGACAAAGGAACAGGTTCAAATTCTTGTGATCACGCACGGTACGGGCGGGGCGACGGCGATGGTGGAGGTGACCCGCCAACTGTTGGGGACGGATCACGCCATTGCCATCGATATGCCGCTTCATGCAGAGCCGGAAGAAATATTCGAAATAGCCAAAACAAAACTGGAGAAACGGGCATCCAGCTCAGGGGTGCTGCTCTTGGTCGATATGGGATCGCTGGTTGCTTTTGGTGAGATGCTGGAAGCGGAGTTGGACATCCCTGTAAAAGTGATTCCGATGGTCAGCACCCCCCATGTGTTGGAAGCGACACGAAAAGCGATACTCGGTTACTCGCTTGAACAATTGTATGAAGACGTAAAACAGTTGACGCCATTATACACAAAGGAAAAAGGCAGGAACCCGTACAGTGGGCGAACCGCCAAATGGGTGATCATTACCGCTTGTTTGACCGGCAAAGGAAGTGCGCTTGCGATGAAGCAAGTGTTAAAGAATTATTTGAACTATGACAGTGAATTATTGGAGATCATCCCGGTGAATATTATGGAACCAAAAGAGATGACGCGCATTCTCTCCGACCTGAAACGAGACAAGAAAATCATCTGTATGGTGAGCAATTTTCCCTATGAAGGACAGCTGCCTCATTTTCATCTCGACGAAGTTCTCAGTTTGAAGGCCATTCCATCGATTCAACATCTCATCGATCTCGAAGAAACCTACGCGAAAATGGCGGAGACATTGAAGCACCACCTGAAACATGTCGATCCTGAAGCGGTCATTCCCGATATCCGAGACGGTCTGGAACGGATTCAGTCACGCCTGGGAATCGAGATTCCAACCAATGATTTGATCGGGGTCGTACTTCACGCCAGTTGCATGCTGGACCGCTTGGTTTCGGGAGATACTTCGGTGGCTTTTGAAAACAAAGAATCGTTCATACGGGAGAATCATGCGCTTTATCGGACGGTTCGGGATGTGCTGAAAGAATGGGAGGACGCCTATCACATCCAACTGACGGATGACGAGATCTGTTATATGATGAGTTTCTTTGCACCTTATCAAACACTGGCTTCGTGCTAG
- a CDS encoding PTS sugar transporter subunit IIB, whose amino-acid sequence MNILLCCAAGMSTSLLVTKMEKAAEEMGVDARIWAVSADEVKQNLDHADVLLVGPQIRYKLPQLKKEAEMKGVPVDMINPSDYGMVNGKKVLEHALRMKK is encoded by the coding sequence ATGAACATTCTTCTATGCTGTGCGGCCGGAATGTCGACCAGTTTACTGGTGACCAAGATGGAAAAAGCCGCTGAAGAAATGGGAGTGGATGCGAGAATTTGGGCTGTTTCAGCCGATGAGGTAAAGCAAAATCTGGATCACGCGGACGTTTTACTCGTGGGTCCCCAGATTCGTTACAAGTTGCCGCAATTGAAAAAAGAAGCGGAGATGAAAGGCGTTCCGGTGGACATGATCAATCCCTCCGATTATGGGATGGTAAACGGAAAAAAGGTGCTGGAGCATGCTTTGCGCATGAAGAAATGA
- the celB gene encoding PTS cellobiose transporter subunit IIC, with protein MKAFANLLESHLMTFAGRIAEQKHLQAVRDGLILAMPLLIIGSIFLILGNLPIPGYNEWMTGLFGREWSTKLQYPVGATFDIMALIASFGIAYRLAEKYKVDPLAAAAISVASFLLATPYETMFTPPGAKEAIEVGGVIPTALMGSKGLFVAMLLALLSTEIYRMIIQKNIVIKLPDSVPPAVSRSFVALIPAFAVLTVVWLLRIGIENTSFESVHNIVAQLLSGPLNALGGSLFGILIAVLVQQMLWSTGIHGASLVGAVMGPTWLTLLDQNRIAFQAGQEPPNVVTSEFVEILINTGGSGATLALVVLMLFRARSQQAKNLGKLSIGAGIFNINEPVLFGMPIVMNPMMIVPFILAPVAMVLVSYFAMSTGLVAKSVGANLPWTTPILVSGFLMTGGKISGAVLQLVNFFVALAIYYPFFRIWDKQKLKEEEGVMTEHEGASGKTVNL; from the coding sequence ATGAAAGCGTTCGCAAATCTCCTGGAATCGCATCTCATGACCTTTGCCGGCAGAATTGCCGAGCAGAAGCATCTCCAGGCCGTTCGTGACGGGCTGATTCTGGCCATGCCGTTGTTGATCATCGGGTCCATTTTCCTCATCCTCGGCAACCTACCGATTCCCGGATACAACGAATGGATGACGGGATTGTTCGGAAGGGAATGGTCGACCAAACTGCAGTATCCGGTGGGGGCAACGTTCGATATTATGGCGCTGATCGCCAGCTTCGGCATCGCCTATCGGTTGGCGGAAAAATACAAGGTGGACCCGTTGGCTGCAGCGGCCATTTCGGTAGCTTCCTTTTTGTTGGCCACTCCTTACGAGACGATGTTTACGCCTCCGGGGGCGAAGGAAGCCATTGAGGTGGGAGGGGTGATCCCTACCGCTTTGATGGGAAGCAAAGGATTGTTTGTGGCCATGCTGTTGGCCTTACTTTCAACGGAAATCTACAGAATGATCATCCAGAAAAATATCGTGATCAAGTTGCCGGACAGTGTTCCTCCTGCCGTTTCGCGATCTTTTGTCGCGTTGATCCCGGCCTTTGCCGTTTTGACCGTGGTGTGGTTGCTTCGGATCGGCATTGAAAACACCTCGTTTGAAAGCGTTCACAATATCGTGGCCCAATTACTCAGCGGTCCGTTAAACGCTTTGGGCGGAAGTCTGTTCGGGATACTGATCGCCGTTCTCGTTCAACAAATGTTGTGGTCCACCGGTATCCACGGCGCGTCCTTGGTGGGTGCCGTCATGGGGCCGACCTGGTTGACGTTGTTGGACCAAAATCGCATCGCTTTTCAGGCCGGTCAGGAACCTCCCAATGTAGTCACTTCGGAATTTGTGGAGATTTTGATCAATACCGGCGGTTCCGGTGCCACATTGGCGTTGGTGGTGTTGATGCTGTTCAGAGCCCGAAGTCAACAGGCGAAAAATTTGGGCAAATTGTCGATCGGAGCCGGCATTTTCAACATCAATGAACCCGTCCTTTTTGGAATGCCGATCGTCATGAATCCCATGATGATCGTTCCCTTTATCCTGGCACCAGTGGCCATGGTTCTCGTTTCCTACTTCGCCATGTCTACGGGTCTGGTGGCCAAATCCGTAGGAGCAAACCTTCCTTGGACGACCCCGATTCTGGTCAGCGGTTTCCTGATGACGGGCGGGAAAATTTCAGGGGCGGTTCTTCAACTGGTCAACTTTTTTGTCGCCCTTGCGATTTATTATCCGTTCTTCCGTATTTGGGACAAACAGAAGCTGAAAGAAGAGGAAGGAGTGATGACGGAGCATGAGGGTGCTTCCGGAAAGACGGTCAACTTGTAA
- a CDS encoding PTS lactose/cellobiose transporter subunit IIA, with protein MDYTEIAFQMILHGGNARSSSMEAIACAKSGNIQEARKALECASKELSEAHRIQTRLIQEEAAGKKSEVTLLMVHAQDHLMNTITIRDLAAEFVDLYETFIHGRVKV; from the coding sequence ATGGATTATACCGAAATCGCGTTTCAAATGATTTTGCATGGTGGAAATGCCCGGAGTTCCTCGATGGAGGCCATCGCATGCGCCAAAAGCGGAAATATTCAAGAGGCCAGAAAAGCGCTTGAATGCGCATCAAAGGAACTCAGTGAGGCTCACCGCATCCAAACCCGATTGATCCAGGAGGAAGCGGCGGGAAAAAAATCCGAGGTAACGTTGCTGATGGTTCATGCCCAAGACCATTTGATGAATACCATCACCATCAGGGATTTGGCTGCCGAGTTTGTTGACTTGTATGAAACATTCATTCATGGGAGGGTGAAAGTATGA